The genomic stretch GTCAGCTACCATGTGTGCGCTTGTTTTAATGCTTGCTGTTATGCCTTTTATTAAAATGCTCCCAAGTGGCAAGATAATGATTATTGAATGGAAATGAACTGAGTCAAGTTTTCAAAAAAACGCGTGTGTGCTCTCTTTCCAGACGAGAATGAGTGTGCATCAGGCCGTCACGGCTGTGACAACAACGCTCGTTGTGGCAACATCATTGGCTCGTATTTCTGCCAATGCTACCAGGGCTTCAATGGAAATGGACACGCTTGTTTTGGTGGGTGAACAGAGTGTGGTGTGTTTTCCTCATTAGTGGGGCTAAGTATCATTAAGTGTCCGCTAGTGATACTTGTGTCAACAATTACTTGGGTGTGCCAGCAGCACTTGGGCACACAGCGCTCACCAGACACCAGCCTGTCCTTGTTTACAGACGTTGATGAGTGCGCTTTAAACAACGGCCACTGCCAACACAACTGCTCCAACGAGCCCGGAGGCTACAGCTGCCAGTGTGCCGCCGGCTACCAGCTGCACCAGGATGGACACAACTGCACAGGTAAACCACAGGTCAGGAGTTCATCCATTCACACCCACTTTTAGGAGATAGCCGTCTCAAGCTTAATTCTGCCCAGAAGTACACCTTTACTCATCATAATGTTATGTAACTTCTGGAGGACTCTCCAGAAGGGACTCACCCTCTGGTGACATTCTCTCCACAACAATTCAAAAAATGTGGATgttgttttaacccattgaagcctggaaagaggatatgtcgttttgtagtatttgtataagctctcaaatactttttgaattttatttctatctgctacagaggctgaaaaatctattatttagtagaagcgttgacacttctgttgaatttccagaaaaacttcagcttttaggggcttattttaaaatcgcccagaggttttacaggcattttaggcctcaatgggttaaaaacagaatgcaatcattTAGAAATGCTCTTTGGGATAGGTTTAATTCACAGCTGttcaaagacaatatattttatgatcaaacattttttctgaatactgatgttttttagttacgttttacacagcatctCAACTGTTATGGAGTTGCTGTTGCACAGTTACTGATTTTAACAGCTTATTTTCTCTCATCAACTTCTCACAGAACTTAATTTGAATTTCTAATCATTTTATGGGATTTTATTTTGGAAGCCTCCACCATCTCCCGTGCTGCAGCACCACTGTCAGACAGTCTTTACGAAACACAAGTCACTAAAAGTAATTGGGGGAAACAATATTAAATCTGTATTTTAATGATGTTGGGTGGGGTGCAGGGCTCAGGGACACAGCCTTGGCTGAGCTCTCTGAGTGTTAAAATGTACTTTGCAGTGAAGAGATCCTAACCAATTAAATTTAACCTTGAAGCCTGTGAAGGAatttacattttgcatacaAAATGAGCTGTAATCACCAATTTGCAGCAATGTAGATGGGGTTCCTTCATAAAAACGGATCGTCTCTTTCCAGTTTATAATCCTCAAAAGCCAATGCCAGTTTTGGTCCTTTGACCCAAACAAACTCTTATCCCTTATTAATTTGTCCTCTGTTGCAAACCCCACTCACCTTGTGGAAACAAATGCTGAAATGAATTGCAAAAAGTGTTTGACTAAAGTCTGAATAGTCCTTGCATGGAGCCGTGTTGTGCCATTACAGAAGATTTAACTAAATGTCTCTGATTCCCCAGATGTGGATGAGTGTTTGGCACTGAACGGTACCTGCGAACACATTTGCGTCAACACTCGGGGATCTTTCCAGTGCTCCTGCAGGCCCGGCTACCAGCTGCACATTGATGGCCACACCTGCGTGGGTCAGTCACTCTCTGACACTTCTCCACTTCTCACTGCTGTTTATCTactcattttagtcatttaagtCTGAATTGCGAGCACACAGGAGAGACATCATCTACCATGAATATGTATCCcactttctcattttgtgtgagtctgtgtgcaTCTTTCTGTCCAGacgtacactactggtcaaaagttttagaacacaccaacttttccagaatttaattgaaaacgaAGCAGTTtgatgtctcagtgtactctgaaattaatgcacatttgcaacatttaaaattctttatcgagcatgatagtgttttgaaagtaaaaaaaaagatttaaaatcacattttatgttggactaaaggactaaaaaaagacacaaaatgaccaaaaaaagacacaaaattacaaaaaaagacaccaaaagacacaaaatgacttacaaagacatgaaaagaattcaaaaatggacaaaatagcccaagactccatagagttaagttgttaacccatttcttgttccctgaaaaaggcctacttgtataattctgaaatgtacattatttttcagttttggttaagcttactttttttatttacctctggcagttcaccacttacctttgtaccctttcaagctgttcatttgacttgaactgcttgaatttcaataacaaactggaaaaattggggtgttctaaaacttttgaccggtagtataAGTGGATGTCCTCAGGGCACATTTGGAGCATTAGTGTGATGAGAAAGCCAGACTTTCACAGCTGATATCAGGGTATCCAAAAAGatttgtgcttttactgtgtatgtgtgtgtttctgtttgtgtgtgttttcagacatTGATGAATGTAAACTTGAGAATGGGGACTGCTCTCACACCTGCACCAACTCCCCAGGAGGACACACTTGCCActgccctcctcctctgctgctggacACAGACAACCTCACCTGCAGCAGTATGCTTCTCATTACAGTGTTGCAtcacattattttgacttttgaaAAATTGCAcctatttaaaatgtgaaaactttACAAACAGCAGCTCAAACTGCTTTTCTTATGagtacagttttgtttttcttgatctCCCTTTTGCCCAGAGATCACAgtttaaagaaacatttgtCATTTAGCAAAGAATGTTTATTCTAACAATCTTTTTTTCTATATGACTGGCATAGATGTCCCTCCGTATTAAATActagaaaatgatttaaaagctATATatgaactagaaatataagaaaggtattaacaattaaacaagtaaaaaatatttttaacaattaagtaaaaagtgaaagtattaacaatttacaatttagacatgtagaaataaaaaaaaaaatttaaacactAGGAACAGACTCAACAGTTGAAGATGCAACCATTGCCAGAGAATATTgaattaagataaattaaaagtaaCCTGAGTAAGAAATATTGTACAGTGTTTATAGTGCAGTGATTGTcaatgtttggtgtgtgtgttctgctggGAGCAGTGCTGATTGTAAAGTCTGACTAAAGTttgatattataatattttcattataaattaACCCGCTGAATAAGTCTTTTTGAAgccatatgttttgttttgttttgtttatccaACAGTCTTAAACATTTAAGACATTTAGTTAgctagaaaaatacatttaatagttTCACAATTAAAAATGTGGGCATTTTTACTTGAATAATGGCGATTAATTGACTTTATTATGAATCAtgattagtcttttttttaatctctgccTAAAACATTGttataatttttaaatattgaatgttaaaataatctcTTTTTCACTTGAACAGATGTTACATCTTGCAAGCTGAGAAATGGTGGTTGTGACCACATATGCACCGTGCAGGCAGAGGGCCACGTCCAGTGTAGCTGTGGAGCAGGCTGGCAGCTGGGCCAGGACCAGAGGAGCTGCAGGGGTGAGATTTGATTTTCTGTCCTCATAGAAAGTTACCAAATAGGGAAATTGCATCAGATGGATTAAATGGAAGCGTAGAAATTTAGTGACTGATGTGATGACTCTGAGCTTTGGCCAATTCTTCTTCGAtgatgagctttttttttactcagcccaaaggaaataaacagaCTGGAGGCTACAAttcattttgctgtttttaaatgtcgACCTGTTTAATTCTCCCACTTTTATCTTTTGTCATAAGATGTGAATGAGTGCGGGGACTTCACAAACGGAGGCTGTGAGCAGCTCTGTGTGAACCATCCTGGTGGGTTTAACTGCACCTGCAGGGAGGGGTATGAAGTGCGAACTGATGACCTCACCAAGTGCCAGCGTGAGTCAAACATCTAGTCAATTATGATGAATTTTGCAGAcaacagttataataataataataataataatgcattttatttataggcgcctttcaggactctcaaggtcaccttacaataaacaattaaaaacaaaacaataataataaaacagcaatggcagtaataataaacaacaatgaaacaattacaaattagaacaataaagacaacaatgacagtaataataaacaacaatgaaacaattacaaattagaacaataaagacaacaatgacagtaataataaacaacactgaaaaagcaaaattaacagtttttttttcttgtttctattAACTTATGCCTCTCTGCCATCCCAGCTGTGTGTCACCCTCCCTGTCAGAACTACGGAGTGTGTGTGGCCCCAAACAGCTGTGACTGTCCACCAGGCTACCCTGGAGCAGGCTGCTCAGGTACAAACTTGAACTGtaacatacatacagtacaggccaaaagtttggacacgccttctcattcaatgcgtttcctttattttcatgactatttacattgtagattcatcaaaactattaatgaacacatgtggaattatgtacttaataaaaatgtgtgaaataactgaaaacatgtcttatattctagtaagcaaagggtggttactttgaggaatctaaaatacaagacaactattaaaaatacagttatttcacccttttttgttaagtacataattccatatgtgttcattcatagttttgatgccttcagtgagaatctacaatgtaaatagtcatgaaaataaattgaatgagaaggtgtgtgtccaaacttttggcctgtactgtatatatatatcaatttatcAGTTACAGGCTGTTTCTGTGAGAAATGGATCCGTGCTTATTGTGTATTTCAGCCATGTGCTCCCCACCCTGTGCCCATGGAGGAACCTGTATGCGCTGGAACAAGTGTCTGTGTCCTCCTGGCTGGACCGGACCAGGCTGCCACACAGGTATCTCACCTCTGACGTTACTGAAGATTGTCCCAATTCTGGACAAGCAAGCACTGCAGTATAGACATCGTCCATAAACACAGTGGGGTACAAGTTATATTGTTTAATAAGCGgcaaaatgttcacattctTCTGCTCTCTCAGCGGTGTGTGAGCTGCCCTGTGCTAATGGTGGTCGCTGTGTGGGGCCCGAGACCTGCCAGTGTCCCTCTGACTACACAGGCCCCCAGTGCCTCTTGCGTGAGTAACAAAACCACTAAAACATCTGGCATCAGTTACAGCAGGCATGCAGGTACCTCTTGGGGTAGCTAGGCATTTTTACCTCCCTGcctccaaaatatgttttataaccatgacagaaaacaaaaatcaacagGTTTAGTTTACACGTTTTACTGCGACTGAGTTTCATTTTCCTACATAGGCATACCTACCTGTATTACAGCTGCAACAATTTGTTGATTcattttattagtcattttttaaaagccaaaatGCCAGACATTTGCAGGTTTCATGCtctttaaatgcatgaaaataagaaactcttaaaacaagataaattatgtaacacttctaaatctacaaacaaataatttgcagtgcactctgctcgggccacttcattgctgcttgcagctttaatttatcttgttttaagagttaatttccctTTTTAAACGTACAACATGCTTCCTtatagatttaatcatcttaattcaagaaaacttgtcaagtgaaattatctgtccatgcagcaatatAATttacctcagatttagtgtttttgtcttgtttttagacacatcttttttgcagtgtgactaATTGAAAACACTTTTCAATTGCaccatttctgtgtgtgtgtgtgtgtgtgtgtgtgtgtgtgtgtttgcagcccTGTGCACTCCTGCCTGCCAGAACGGGGGAAGATGTGTAGATGTTAACAAATGCACATGTGTTGGTGGATGGCAAGGAGCTCGTTGCCAGATAGGTAAGTCACTCACTGTATCTTTATCTATTCACTGCTAGAAAATTCAAGTATTGGTCAGCATCCATTTTACATACAGAACCCAGATTTTCCCTCATTTGAGAAGGCACTGATGTGAGAATGCAGGTTCATGAAGCAGAAAacacggtaacactttacaataaccaactaagtgatgtttatagatggtttatagaccaattattaaccattttacaaagtgctatacatatttaatctttaaatgttttcaaccaatttcttaaagttatatgaatcatttcaaaagcattaacacacttaatatggtggtaaaaatgttataatgagtgcaataaactattaattataatttaattgtttgttaatggtaaagtaactataaacttttgccatttataaaaaagtgagttaaacatttataaaaatatgtatttagcattttaaatgccctatatacggtttataaatgatgattaaacattaataaactatctgtttaccatttataaatgatggttattgtaaagtgttaccgaaaacacaaaaataattcagatttgtagttcatagttcatagttctttattgaggttgtaagaatgcctattggttcgtaggaattgcactcttcttattggctgagatgtgtgtaacaTCATAATTGcatactttgttttaattaggattatggagacgaggagaacacactagtttttgaccgtgctcataattattattattttttggattgctgcagtttattgtttgtaatgctcatacgaaaggttttcaataaaccataagaaagaaactgtgggattttttcggcttaagacactcgtcaactacatcctcacgctccataattgaagtgtgcgtttcaagtaaaactagacggagccacactaacaaCACCGTTTAACTTCAAGCTGTCACAAGTCATTTAAGGTGAGTATGCAGTTCTCTGGGGAGCCAGTAAGTGGCGCTGTGCACAAATCCTAGAGCAGCACAAGAGTCTTTAAAGCAAGAAGTTACTGTTTTTTGATCTCTCCGAAGGCTGCTGGATTTACAGCCTTTATAATTATAGTTCAGCACCAAAGCTTGTCAACAGTCAGGAATTACAAATCAATTTTTAAGGGGACATTCACACATCATATTGCTTTCATCCTCAGGGTCATtttacagacaaacaaaaatttGTCTTGTCCACTGTTCGAGGTCACTGTTGCTCTAACTCAGTTCCAGGTCATACTGATGTCTCTCATCAAATAAACATAACCTACTTTTCTTACTACAGCAACAATAGTAACGCAGACTAACATTACTctatgttggtttttctgtcTCCCTCAGAGCCTGTTCAGTGTCAGAAGCCTTGTAAGAACGGTGGAGCATGTGTAGGCCTCAACAGGTGCCAATGTGCTAAAGGATTTACTGGAAGTCTCTGCGAAACaggtttgcatgtgtgtttaaaagACCTTTCTTGGCCGTCACTTTGCAttaagtctctctctctgtggtgtGTCTGCAGCGGTCATCACCCCCTGTGTGCCCCCCTGCCAACACGGGGCCACATGCAGTCCTCACAACACGTGTACATGTCCAGAGGGCACTGCAGGCCTGCGCTGTGAGAGACTGTAAGTTTaaacaacaccaacaacaataaaaaaagtcacaaataacACCAGCGTTTCTTAAATATGTGCTCGGTCTACTGCTCAGTGCTGGTCTGTTTCTTTTACTCAAGCACATTAAATCAACAGTGTACAGATATTTTAAGACCAATCATTCGATCTACAACTTTCATCATGCTGGAACAACTGCAACAACATCAATACAGCTCTGGGTATTAGGTATTAGGTATAAGGCCTGACTATTCCAGGGAAGTTCAACCACTATGCAAACATACACGGGAGTGCATTCACATTTCTCTAagtcagtgattcccaacagcgGGGGCCTGACCCCccaaggggggcgccaaagatccacgggtgGTCGCGAAggcctcttgattttaagggatgtaataaatctaaagtgttaaatacagatgagtcagcatttaattcattagtgggacaaaaacaactaaataagggctacattaaatgtttatttatttatttacataaaaaatcactatggaaaagtttaaaaataagggctatatcgcgagaataaggacatgtgtaacatccctcctgcagtatacacaggtaacctcacctagcggtaacctcacctagtggtaacctcacctatcggtaacctcacctagcggtaacatcgcctagcggtaacatcgcctagcggtaacctcacctagtggtaacctcacctagtggtaacctcacctagtggtaacctcacctagcggtaacctcacctaacaacagaaacacagagctaatggaaaaatggcgaagcgtctgGGAGACGAAattgctgaatatctcaaaaagaaaaagagagggtaccatgaaagtcacactgagtttggcttcatagaagcaatggacaatgggggggtcgccaaagtttacaatggtaaaaatgtgggtccctcaagaaaaaggttgggaaccactgctctaagTTAGTATCAAGATAATGATCGTACATGTGAAACACTATTGATAATGCTTTTTTCATGTGtcattttctattattattctcatggacctgtgtttgtgtgtgtcctaGGACGTGCCCTGTGGTCACCACGGTGGTCAGTATGGCTCGAGCCGTCCGAAAGGCGTTCAGGGAGAGTTACGTTGATCGCTGTGGACCCCTGGGAGTT from Centropristis striata isolate RG_2023a ecotype Rhode Island chromosome 9, C.striata_1.0, whole genome shotgun sequence encodes the following:
- the si:ch211-221n20.8 gene encoding latent-transforming growth factor beta-binding protein 4 encodes the protein MLENSTGCGCPSGMMKDADECVCPVGFTVEGPAGCKDADECEGEGPGPCGLHASCTNTPGSYSCSCLRGYLMGAGGCQDVDECALAAVTGLQACRGDAECRNTPGSFTCSCPSGYVMALNGQSCVDVDECSFEEQCRRELGNVCVNTPGSFVCQCQPGFRAEAPACVGPVCPDYTVCQDVDECTESPAVCDGQGVCENTLGSYKCVCRPGYRGNGTHCEDENECASGRHGCDNNARCGNIIGSYFCQCYQGFNGNGHACFDVDECALNNGHCQHNCSNEPGGYSCQCAAGYQLHQDGHNCTDVDECLALNGTCEHICVNTRGSFQCSCRPGYQLHIDGHTCVDIDECKLENGDCSHTCTNSPGGHTCHCPPPLLLDTDNLTCSNVTSCKLRNGGCDHICTVQAEGHVQCSCGAGWQLGQDQRSCRDVNECGDFTNGGCEQLCVNHPGGFNCTCREGYEVRTDDLTKCQPVCHPPCQNYGVCVAPNSCDCPPGYPGAGCSAMCSPPCAHGGTCMRWNKCLCPPGWTGPGCHTAVCELPCANGGRCVGPETCQCPSDYTGPQCLLPLCTPACQNGGRCVDVNKCTCVGGWQGARCQIEPVQCQKPCKNGGACVGLNRCQCAKGFTGSLCETAVITPCVPPCQHGATCSPHNTCTCPEGTAGLRCERLTCPVVTTVVSMARAVRKAFRESYVDRCGPLGVRLCTKYRMNQARVYLQAYRVGYKVQCPERKGR